TCTTTTTTTACCATTGTCTCTATCCCATCTACACTAATTGTTTGTAACCAGTAACATAAAGATTGTCTCTTACCAAGTTGAgacaaaaattacttttttcttgcatatttatttatgttgcaCCAAACCAGACACTGATTGTGTCACATGGTACTTGGTACTATGTGAACAGTGTAGATGGAAGCGACAGAGACCGAATGAAGACGAACATAATGTAGATTAGACATTCACATCAGTATTACTGTTTCTTAATCCCATTCTGTAATTAAATGATACGTCAGGTCAGCTATATTCTTAGGCTGTGGTAAAACGTAATCTAGATGGTTATTGGCAAACCATTCTGACTTAAATGCCAATAAAGGTTGTGTGAAAGTAGTGTTTAATGAAGTAAAGAATTCTGGGACAGAGGTTCACGTCAAATGTTTAACATTCGCCCAGCAAAAGAGAATTAAACCTCTAAATGTCTGCTACTATGAAATTTcagtgtgcatttttattattttccagGTGACATACAACTGAAACAAAAAGCCTCTCCATAAAATGTGTCCTCCCAACAAACTCCTACAACAGAACGAACTAGCGTAAATTGCTGAAGAAACAAAGCATTATGCCCTGCAACCAAGGCTAAACATGAATGGTTTGTAATCCTGTATACCAAGACACACCAGACTTGATCACATAATTCAGGAGCAATCTGCATTTATGCCAATCAGGTGTCCAGGTCTGATGGCTCATTCAAAAGTTTATGCACATGGGATAGTAGCGTTTAAAGCTGACTGAGGGACTAAGACACCCTTTCCCCAGCAGTAGAGGAAAAAGCTGAAGACCAGAAGCTTATTATAGGCAAACTACAGTGTTGATTTACAGTGCAGAAGAGGGTACAGAAGCTGATTTATTAGTAATGCAGTGTGCAGCCATCCTCCATCTGTACctctataatacaatgcaattccacaaacctcaaagataaatcCAAACACTCTCTTTTCCCCTTCATCTCAGTTCCTTGGCAAATGGGATTGAGACATTTCAGGTGAAACTTCTGTCCAGTGACAGAAATTGTCCCTAATTGACGTGACATGTGAATTAAAATCCACAGAGAGACCAGTATGATTTTGTTATGGGAACAAGAGAATCGCACAACACAACCTTTAGTTAGTATTGGCATGCCTGTATTTTCTTTGGGTTTCTCAATACTTCTAGCACAGCCTTTCCTTCCAGCTCTTAGCATCAAGGGGTTCTTCCTCATTCACAAACGTAAACCCGGGGTATTAACAAACACCGCCAGTGCTGGGCCAATGCTAAAACTGCATTTCATTGACTACATTTTTAGGACCATTAATGAGCCTCAAATCAGTTCTTCCAAGAGCATCTTGTGAGGGACGCCTTCTTCACCAGTCTTTCAGTTCATCTGAAAGTATCCTTCTCATTACGTGTGCATCGATGAAAAATCTGAACTACTCAAAGCATATCTGCTTTAATGCCGCGTTCAGGAAAAAACTTCTGAACcgaaaaaagaacaaagaaaaccCAATGCAGGAAGAGTAATCAATGATGCAATTTTCTTCTCCTTGCTAGAATCTCGTCAAAGAAAAAGGCGTCCTTTGccttttaaaatactttttatggTAGTGCCTTTGCGGAAAATAAAAGGGCAGCAGTTCAAGCTCCTCACTTCTTTTTGTCCTTCTGCTTCTTCTCAGGCTTGTGTCCTTGTTCTGTTGTCATGCTACGAGGCATGAGAAGAACGCTGCCGTCAGGGCCGTACTGCAGCGAGTACTCGCTGGCAGAGTAGGGTCTGCCCTCCTCGTCCCGCAGCTGTGCAAACACTTCCTGGTAAAGGTTCTGAACCTTCTGCTTCATCTGTCTGATGCACTTAATGAACTCCATCCTCTCCTTCAGCAGCCGAGCTTTATCACGTCGCATATCCTGCACACCCTGCTCGAGGTTGAGGATGGTGTCTAGCTTGCGTTTGCGGCAGTTCTGTGCAGCCATTTTGTTTTTGCCACGACGGCGGATGTCACGGATAAGGGAAAGCTGTTCCTCGTTGAGATTATGTTTGGCTAGAAGCTCATTGAACTCCTCAACGGGTAGGTTTATGATTTTCTCATTGGAGAATGGGATGTCCATGGCTCTTGCCCTACGTTCGTCGCGGCTTGTCTGCCTGTCTATGAAGTCCTGCGGTGGCTGGAGCTTCGTCTGCTGTATTTGCTTGTCTCTACCTTTCTTGCTGCTGGACGCAGACAGCTGGGAGTGTTCGGAATAGGGAGATGCCAGTGGCAGATTATAAGTGTGGTTGTGATTGACACTTTCCAATTGCGGTATGCCGTGAAACTGAGAGGGATCTTGGTAGCTCATGCGGCACAATTTGCTGTACTCTGGCTGACAGCCTCCGACGGCTCCTTCCTCTGCTTCGACTGTGGCTGCCTCTGAATCTGTGCTGTACCCCACAGCTCCTTCCTCTGAGAACGTTGCGGAGGTGGACGAGGACGACGCGGCAGATGAACATGAAGTTTCCGAATTGCTGGGGGAGGCCGGGCTATGGCTGGAGTCTAATGAAAGACCGGAGTCTGAATCGAGCTCGTCCTCAAGCTGAGAAGCCTGGGCTTGGCTAAAGCCTTCTTCCATTGCGAGGTCTAGCAGGCTAATTTCATCTAGCATGGACTCTTCAAGCAGACTGGTAAAAGGGTCGGGCAGCACAGGAGTGGTGGATAGGTTGGTTGAACTGTTTAGAGGTGGTGTATAGAAAAGTCCAGTCAAGTTAGTAGTTCCAAATGTTGAGTTGATGTTGGAGGAGTTGCTGGAAGAGAGCCTGACTAAGGTAGGTCGCTGGCCCTCAGTGGAATCCAGCTCAGGGTTGAAGAGTGTAGGGAAGTCCTGGCTGCAGCTGGGAAGTGACGCCTGGTGGAGGCTAACATCCTGGTTAATGAGACTGGATGGTAGGACACCAAAACTTGTGGCTGATTCTGTGGTGCTTGCATTGTTGTTATTGGAGTCATTATTCGTGGTGACGTTTACTGCAGTGTTGTTCACCTCCATGTCCTAAAAAAAGAATTTCTATATTAACAACGGCTTAATGTTTCTTTGATGTATGCAGTAAGGGTGTACTCTCACTAGGCAATCTGAACTGTGCCTGAGCACGTTTGACCCCCAAAGCCTGGTTCATTTTACTAGTGTGATCGCTCCGTATCGCGCCCGGGCATGGTTCTTTAGCGGTCCCTGGCTCGCTTGGAAGAGGTGGGCCAGAGCATGGTGCGGTTGGGCTCGGGCATGGTACACATGTGCTGAGAGGGATCGCTTTGCTTACGTTTGCTTCGAAGCAGTCGCATCGTAATGATGAAAGCGTGCCCAGGTGTGGATGGTAAAGAGCAATGTGAGCGCAGGCCAGCGGGGGAGTGGGGATAATCGCGCTTGGGCACAGTTGAGAGCAACCGGGCTAAATGTGAGTACGCCCTAAGTGTACAAACCTGCAATTCCATTATAGACATAATGTCCTGCCACTGCTGTTCCAGGTCTAGTGGTGTATCAGACTGGGATATAGGGGCTTGTATGGGGAGCCCCTGTGATGTAGATGGAGTTTCCTCGGTTGGAGCTGTCAGCTGTGAGGTGGAACTAGAGTTCTGGAACTAAAGAACAGAGAAACGACaatcaaattaaaacaataCCATGTTAATTCAAGCAATGTTGTAAGCAAGCAATGATTCTGTTGCTGCTACCTCTGACTCTTCTCCAAATGGAAAGGTAGCCTCCAGAAGCCTCAGACATTCCTGCAGGGATAATGAGGTCTGAGCACCGAGACTGGTTAGCTAGAAAAGATAACAGATTCATTGTAATTACAAGACATCTGTTTATCTGCAATTTCAACTATCCAGCCTCCCTTTCTTAAAGCATACATAAACAAAACCTCGCTGTGGCCATCACTTTCCTATCATATTACAGCACATACCTCTTCAGGTATGCTCTCTCCTGTCTCTCCATCAACATGCGTTAGGCTCTGCACTGCTTGTAGATAAAgtccgtttctccagttttcctcTCTTCCACCTGCCTCTTCGTTCTCTTCATTAGGTTTACCAGCCTTACTGTCTTTCTGCCGACTGCTATAGTTAAATACTTCTCGTCCAGCACCAAGGTCAATATCCTGCCTCCAAAGGATGTCTATGAGGTCAATGTCCTATAAATATAATTACCAAAGAGGGTGGTCATCAAGCATGAAGACAGACCCTTGGAGGGCTAAGATTACAAGATAACGtcaataaattatgtttaatgAGGAACACGACACAGATTATTCCGTTCTTGTTGATCTAATTGTCTCAAGCATAGTTTAGGAACAAACTTGCCTTTTCCTTTCCTCAAAACAACTAAAAGCTAAAAAGGTTATGTTTCAATCATAAGAGTATCTGACCTCCATCTCTGAAGGGCAAGTCTTCAAAAAAAACTAGCCTTAGAGCTACAACACGTGTCTGTGCAGCCTAAATTGTTTCACATTATCCAACTGTGATATTGctagaaaacaatacaatacacggGTTGACATCAAGCAGCCATACTATGATTTATAGCAGactatctttaaaaaaagacacaGCTCTAACTCTGAGAGAGAGGCTTTACTGTGGCCACACCCTATCAGGCCACTATTGTAAAGCACAAAATTAGAAACAGTACCCCTCCAAACCCACTCACCAGCACATATGTGATACAGTAAATCTAATAGAGATAATAGCATAAAGCTGAAAGATAATCGAACATGAGACCCAaaccaatcaaattacagtatGCTAAGCTAAAAACACACAGCTACTGTACCTCTTTGGAGAGATCGTCACTGGTCTCTCTGTCCGCTTGCTCCTGAATGTCCTCAGGGGCCACAGCTCCCAGACTGTCCTCTCCACTGGGGCTGTAAGTGGTCTCAGTAGCACCTCCAGCCCCTCTCATGGCCGAGGCTTCGGAGTTGTTCACGTCCTCCAGGCTGCCCCCATTGTCCAGGGCAATGCTGGGGCCGGACTGGCTGGTTGCCGAAACCACAGTTTCAGGGTCACGATGCACCAGCCAGGCGCTCAGCTCGGTGCTGGGCAAGCGCAGATGATCCAGGGAGCGCACCTGGTTCAGCAACCGACGGGTGGCGAAAAAATGGTCCAAGTCCACACTTTTAGGATGGATCCCATAGCCGTCCAGGGTGTTGCGGAGATTGTGGAACTGCGTCTGGGTGTAGGCCGAGCTGGGGCCCAGGATGATCTCACGAAGTGGGGGGAGCTGATTATTTAAGTAAGTGTCCAAGTCCACCCGTACCCCAATTAGACTCAGAAGGATAGTGAACTGAATAAGACCCTCTGTGAAGTACTTTTTCAAGTAAAGCATTTCTTTGCaaaggaacaaaaaagaaaaactcaaaaagcaaaaacaaaaatgacacgCAAACAAACGTCAGACCAAATTAGGTTCTGGTCAGTTTTTTATATACGAGAAAGCAAAGTAGATTTAGGAAAAAAGAAACTACTCTCTCTTTTCACTATCAtatgattttaataaaataaaacagaagatGAAGGTAAAATAAATCGTATTTCTCTTTGTTGTGCTTGAAGTATTTTCATCCAAATAACTTTTATCCACCTTATAGGTATATTTTGATTAATCCACCCTGcatagaaaaaagaaagaaagaaggtaaGCTTATTTCAATTCAATGtccatttataataatcaaataTATAATTCTCTTTATCCAAATGATAATCAAATTCAATAAAAAGACCACAACAAATCTTAATACAGCCTAGTAAAATAATCAATGGTAAACAAagttaaaagaacatcaaaaATCACAACAAAATGCAACACGATATAGTAAAATTCCCATTTACAGTTTTAGTGTGAGATTATTATTAAACATGAATGCATCATTGACCCCCACCGCACAGACCCACCTCTCAATCACACCCACGTCGTCTCATCCATCCCGTTAATCTTAGAATAACCAAAAGCAGAATTACGATCAAAAATCGCCAGAGTTCTTCATCAATAAACTGCAGATCAGCGGTTGTGCTTTGATCTGGTGTTATCTATTGACTCACCCATACAATCTAAACGAAATTACTTGTCCATGCACCGGGAAGTATTGACCTCTCACACTTCCGCTAACTGAGCCCAGCAGCCCCGTTGGCAACAAGTGGCGCAACAGCCGCTGATTGGTTAAGAAGTCTGTCACTCATGCTCTCTACGATTTACAGCCAATAGCGGAGGCGGGCCCTGACATGTTTCTACAAGGGGCATAGAATTACTAATAACAACTTTATTAAATACTAAGTTGTGTGTATTGGTAACGCCCAACTACTCAAGTGGATTCTTGCCGTTAAAGCAAAGCTGTCTAATG
This genomic window from Triplophysa rosa linkage group LG18, Trosa_1v2, whole genome shotgun sequence contains:
- the nfe2l1b gene encoding endoplasmic reticulum membrane sensor NFE2L1b isoform X1 translates to MLYLKKYFTEGLIQFTILLSLIGVRVDLDTYLNNQLPPLREIILGPSSAYTQTQFHNLRNTLDGYGIHPKSVDLDHFFATRRLLNQVRSLDHLRLPSTELSAWLVHRDPETVVSATSQSGPSIALDNGGSLEDVNNSEASAMRGAGGATETTYSPSGEDSLGAVAPEDIQEQADRETSDDLSKEDIDLIDILWRQDIDLGAGREVFNYSSRQKDSKAGKPNEENEEAGGREENWRNGLYLQAVQSLTHVDGETGESIPEELTSLGAQTSLSLQECLRLLEATFPFGEESEFQNSSSTSQLTAPTEETPSTSQGLPIQAPISQSDTPLDLEQQWQDIMSIMELQDMEVNNTAVNVTTNNDSNNNNASTTESATSFGVLPSSLINQDVSLHQASLPSCSQDFPTLFNPELDSTEGQRPTLVRLSSSNSSNINSTFGTTNLTGLFYTPPLNSSTNLSTTPVLPDPFTSLLEESMLDEISLLDLAMEEGFSQAQASQLEDELDSDSGLSLDSSHSPASPSNSETSCSSAASSSSTSATFSEEGAVGYSTDSEAATVEAEEGAVGGCQPEYSKLCRMSYQDPSQFHGIPQLESVNHNHTYNLPLASPYSEHSQLSASSSKKGRDKQIQQTKLQPPQDFIDRQTSRDERRARAMDIPFSNEKIINLPVEEFNELLAKHNLNEEQLSLIRDIRRRGKNKMAAQNCRKRKLDTILNLEQGVQDMRRDKARLLKERMEFIKCIRQMKQKVQNLYQEVFAQLRDEEGRPYSASEYSLQYGPDGSVLLMPRSMTTEQGHKPEKKQKDKKK
- the nfe2l1b gene encoding endoplasmic reticulum membrane sensor NFE2L1b isoform X2 encodes the protein MLYLKKYFTEGLIQFTILLSLIGVRVDLDTYLNNQLPPLREIILGPSSAYTQTQFHNLRNTLDGYGIHPKSVDLDHFFATRRLLNQVRSLDHLRLPSTELSAWLVHRDPETVVSATSQSGPSIALDNGGSLEDVNNSEASAMRGAGGATETTYSPSGEDSLGAVAPEDIQEQADRETSDDLSKELTSLGAQTSLSLQECLRLLEATFPFGEESEFQNSSSTSQLTAPTEETPSTSQGLPIQAPISQSDTPLDLEQQWQDIMSIMELQDMEVNNTAVNVTTNNDSNNNNASTTESATSFGVLPSSLINQDVSLHQASLPSCSQDFPTLFNPELDSTEGQRPTLVRLSSSNSSNINSTFGTTNLTGLFYTPPLNSSTNLSTTPVLPDPFTSLLEESMLDEISLLDLAMEEGFSQAQASQLEDELDSDSGLSLDSSHSPASPSNSETSCSSAASSSSTSATFSEEGAVGYSTDSEAATVEAEEGAVGGCQPEYSKLCRMSYQDPSQFHGIPQLESVNHNHTYNLPLASPYSEHSQLSASSSKKGRDKQIQQTKLQPPQDFIDRQTSRDERRARAMDIPFSNEKIINLPVEEFNELLAKHNLNEEQLSLIRDIRRRGKNKMAAQNCRKRKLDTILNLEQGVQDMRRDKARLLKERMEFIKCIRQMKQKVQNLYQEVFAQLRDEEGRPYSASEYSLQYGPDGSVLLMPRSMTTEQGHKPEKKQKDKKK